Part of the Catalinimonas alkaloidigena genome is shown below.
GAGTCCATGTTCTTCCAGTCGTTGCAGAGCATAATAGGACGGTGCACTATGCAGCCTGTAAGTTTTAATGAAGTCAGTGAGGTCAAAATCATAGCTGGCCATATTGCTGCTACCGACCGCAATATGATAGTAGTTGGCAAGGCTTTGATACACTTTTTTTATATGAGTCAGATCAGGGTGAGAGTCTTCTATTCTTCGCTCTAATCTTTGAACATCATTCTGATCATACAAAATGATCGCGTAGGCTTTCTTTTCATCTCTGCCAGCACGTCCTGCTTCCTGATAATATGCTTCAAGGTTGTCAGGTAAGTCTACATGTACCACTACTCGCACGTCAGGTTTATCTATTCCCATGCCGAAAGCATTGGTGGCTACAATGACTCTGGTTTTATTTGCTATCCACTCTTCCTGTTTTCTTGCACGCTCATCATTTCTAAGACCAGCATGGTAGAAGTCACTACTAATTTTGTGCCTTTGGAGCCACTGAGCTATGGTCTGGGTACGCTTGCGGCTACGCACATATATGACTGCCGTTCCAGGAACTTTACGTAGTATTTCCAGTAACTTTTGTTCTTTGTTTTCAACCTGCCTTACCGCATATGATAAATTAGCCCTCGCAAAACTCTTTTGAAAAAGTTTAGCATGCTTAAATGAAAGTTTGTTCTGTATATCCTGCTTTACTTCTCGTGTAGCAGTAGCAGTAAGGGCAATTAAATTGATATCAGGGAAAAGCGCTCTAAAATCGGCGATCTCAAGATATGGCGGACGAAAATCGTAGCCCCACTGCGAAATGCAGTGGGCTTCGTCTACGGCAATAAGTCCGATATGCATACGTTTTGCCCGCTCAATAAAGATATCAGTTTTCAGGCGTTCCGGTGATACATATAAAAATTTGATATTGCCATATACACAGTTATCAAGATGCAGATCAATCTCGCGCCTGCTCATCCCGGAATAGATGGCTACCGCCGAAATTTTTCTCCGTCGGAGCTGCTCAACCTGATCTTTCATCAAGGCAATAAGTGGAGAAATGACTATACACACACCTTCCCGCATGAGGGCAGGTACCTGAAAACAAATGCTTTTTCCGCCGCCGGTAGGGAGTAAGGCAAGCGTATCATGCCCTGAGAGCACACTCTCAATGATTTCTTCCTGCATCGGACGGAAGTGATCATAGCCCCAATACTGTTTCAGAATTGCTCTTGCGGACATGGAAAATCAATGTTTTAGTCAGGCAAAAAGTAACTAAATGTGAATTGATTTCAAACCTTAATTTTCTTCCTCTTCCTCAATGGTCGCTCCTCCTCCCAAGGCAGAGGAGACCTGAAAGAACCCTAACGGTGGCTGGTCAGGATTAGTTTTGTTAACAATATTTGTGGTAGGGTTGCTGGGAGGAGAGCTAAACAAGCCCCCGTCGTTGAATAGAAGTTCCAGCAACTCGTTGTAGTATCGGAATATTTTTTTTTCCAGGCTATACATCTCTATACGCACTGAGTCGCCTACTTCAAAAGCATAATTTGCAAGTTGTAAGGTATCTATCTCAGCACGGAGAAACTCATCGCTTTGGATCAGATAGTCTCCTCTTTCATTGTAGAGAGAGTCATCTTCGTAGATTTTAAACCTATAATAGTTAATACCCCTTTCTTTGGGTGTTCTTCCACTAAAGAAAAAATAGTAGCCCTCCTCCAAAAATGCTGTCTCTTCACGGTAGCGATATGAAAAAGAATCTAATTCAGCAACAGGTAAGATGGTACCAGTAGACTCGTATTCATTGCCATTGTAGCTTACCCTTAAGCGATAAGTGTCTTCCAGGGCTAAAGGAATCGTTAAATTTTGGTATACACCTTTCTGGTCTTCTATAGAAAACAAATCATAGGTAATACCATTAGTCAAATCATCAATTTGGACACTGGCATCATTTACTGGCTTAAATACATCCTGATCATAATAGTTACCTGACTGAGAAACAGTAACGCTTACCTCATTCCTTTCGGGGGCGTCAGCCCAATAAGTAAGGTTTCCTTCAATGACCAACTGTGCCTCGTTTACAGGTAACTCATAATCAATGACTTCCTGGCAGGCTCCCAAACTTATCAATAGAATTATAAGGTATGCTAAACGATTTTTCATACTTAAAACTTGAAATTATAAGTAATGGATGGAATAATGCTGAACAGATATGTTTTGATTGCTGCCGGACGCACGCTTTCTACGGCTTCGTCCCCATCCAGATCAAAATTAGGGTCTTCGTTATAGAGATCCTCAAAGGTAATGACAAAGGGGTTTTTTTGAGCATAGGCATTATAGACTGAGAAACTCCAACTGCTGTTCCAGCGTTTTTCCTCTTTTTGTCTGCCCTCCAATACTAAGGATAGGTCTAACCTGTGAAAATCAGGCATACGGTAGGCATTGCGTCCATAAGGATCATAAAATGGCACGGACTGACCATCCAGTGTGTACCTGCCCGAAGGTAACGAAACTGCCAGCCCGGTAGAGTACACCCAGGTTCCTGCCAGTGTAAGCCTTTTGTTGAACTGATGTGATACCACCAGCGAAAGGTCATGGATACGGTCATAGCGAGCATTATATGCTTTTCCGTTATTGATGCCATCTATTTGCCGGCGAGTTCTGGATAAGGTATAACTTAGCCAGCCGGTGGTTTTCCCTACATTCTTTTTTAGTAGAAACTCCGCACCGTAGGCCCAGCCTCTTCCCGCTGAAATTTCTGTTTCAATGTTATTATTAAGTAGAATGTCAGAGCCAGACTTGAAATCAATTACATTTTGCATCCACTTGTAATAAAACTCTATCGAGGCTTCCAGGGTATTGTTCGCAAAATTACGGAAGTAACCGGCGGCCACCTGATCTCCGATCAATGGCTGAACATAAGTATCGGCAGGTATCCAACGGTCAATGGGTAAACCAGCTGTAGCATTGGACGCTACCTGTAAGTACTGGCGCATGCGGTTGTATGAAGCTTTTACCGAACTATTGCTGGTGATGAGGTAGCGAGCTGAAAAACGTGGCTCCAGCCCATGATAAAGCTTGATATTTTTCCCGGTAGAATACGCCTCAGTATCCACAATCGTTTCGTCAGCGTAAGGAAGACCCTCTTCGTACATAAATAC
Proteins encoded:
- a CDS encoding DUF4249 family protein: MKNRLAYLIILLISLGACQEVIDYELPVNEAQLVIEGNLTYWADAPERNEVSVTVSQSGNYYDQDVFKPVNDASVQIDDLTNGITYDLFSIEDQKGVYQNLTIPLALEDTYRLRVSYNGNEYESTGTILPVAELDSFSYRYREETAFLEEGYYFFFSGRTPKERGINYYRFKIYEDDSLYNERGDYLIQSDEFLRAEIDTLQLANYAFEVGDSVRIEMYSLEKKIFRYYNELLELLFNDGGLFSSPPSNPTTNIVNKTNPDQPPLGFFQVSSALGGGATIEEEEEN
- a CDS encoding RecQ family ATP-dependent DNA helicase, with amino-acid sequence MSARAILKQYWGYDHFRPMQEEIIESVLSGHDTLALLPTGGGKSICFQVPALMREGVCIVISPLIALMKDQVEQLRRRKISAVAIYSGMSRREIDLHLDNCVYGNIKFLYVSPERLKTDIFIERAKRMHIGLIAVDEAHCISQWGYDFRPPYLEIADFRALFPDINLIALTATATREVKQDIQNKLSFKHAKLFQKSFARANLSYAVRQVENKEQKLLEILRKVPGTAVIYVRSRKRTQTIAQWLQRHKISSDFYHAGLRNDERARKQEEWIANKTRVIVATNAFGMGIDKPDVRVVVHVDLPDNLEAYYQEAGRAGRDEKKAYAIILYDQNDVQRLERRIEDSHPDLTHIKKVYQSLANYYHIAVGSSNMASYDFDLTDFIKTYRLHSAPSYYALQRLEEHGLIQLNEAYFTPSKLHILIDHTEMYKFQVANGKFDPLTKALQRLYGGELYANYVSISEKELARQLKIPAVEIRSQLNAMADMDVVMYQEQKDKPQLTFMTPRYDSNHIPITSKAIEQKKSIYKDKVNAVIHYTEHQHRCRTQLLLEYFDEISYDACGICDICVEKKNLRSHPREELSQAQYKELNTLVRKYLSNTPTASEKLLSDLQPDNEQQLLETIRLMLDYGELYYDEQGRLAVD